A region from the Janthinobacterium agaricidamnosum genome encodes:
- the ahpC gene encoding alkyl hydroperoxide reductase subunit C, translating into MSLINTQVKPFKATAYHNGKFVDLTEASLKGKWSVFVFYPADFTFVCPTELEDLADHHAEFQKLGVDVYGISTDTHFAHKAWHDTSDAIKKVQYALIGDPTGALSRNFEVMIEEEGLALRGTFVINPDGFIKVLEVHDNGIGRDASELLRKVKAAQYVANHPGEVCPAKWTEGAATLTPSLDLVGKI; encoded by the coding sequence ATGTCGCTGATCAATACCCAAGTTAAACCATTCAAGGCAACCGCATACCACAATGGCAAATTCGTCGACCTGACGGAAGCGTCGCTGAAAGGCAAGTGGTCGGTATTCGTCTTCTACCCAGCCGACTTCACCTTCGTTTGCCCAACCGAACTGGAAGATCTGGCCGATCACCACGCCGAGTTCCAGAAGCTGGGCGTCGATGTCTACGGCATCTCGACCGATACCCACTTCGCGCACAAAGCCTGGCACGACACTTCGGACGCCATCAAGAAAGTGCAATACGCACTGATCGGCGACCCGACCGGCGCCCTGTCGCGCAACTTCGAAGTCATGATCGAAGAAGAAGGCCTGGCACTGCGCGGCACCTTCGTCATCAATCCGGACGGCTTCATCAAAGTGCTGGAAGTGCATGACAACGGCATCGGCCGTGACGCATCGGAACTGTTGCGCAAAGTTAAAGCCGCCCAGTACGTGGCGAACCACCCAGGCGAAGTGTGCCCGGCAAAATGGACGGAAGGCGCCGCAACGCTGACCCCATCGCTGGACCTGGTCGGCAAGATCTAA
- a CDS encoding DUF3597 domain-containing protein, with protein sequence MGIFSNIYNKIFHHSSDAAPAATPAAATEAPAAAAPAAAPAPAAAVPVVDVEVVLVDLASKNAEKLNWRTSIVDLMKLLQLDSSLAARKELAQELHFTGDTNDSASMNIWLHRQVMIKLAENGGKVPEELKN encoded by the coding sequence ATGGGCATTTTCAGCAATATCTATAACAAAATCTTCCACCATTCATCCGACGCTGCCCCGGCAGCCACGCCAGCCGCCGCTACCGAAGCGCCAGCGGCAGCCGCACCGGCGGCAGCGCCTGCACCGGCCGCCGCCGTGCCGGTCGTCGACGTGGAAGTGGTGCTGGTCGACCTGGCCAGCAAGAACGCGGAAAAACTCAATTGGCGCACGTCCATCGTCGACCTGATGAAACTGCTTCAACTCGACAGCAGCCTGGCCGCGCGCAAGGAACTGGCGCAAGAGCTGCATTTCACAGGCGACACCAACGATTCGGCCAGCATGAATATCTGGCTGCACCGCCAGGTGATGATCAAGCTGGCGGAAAACGGCGGCAAGGTACCAGAAGAGTTAAAGAACTAG
- the dinB gene encoding DNA polymerase IV: MPEPRRWIAHLDMDAFFASVELLKYPELRGEAVVIGGGRLQQPLLQEDGTRKFARMRDYVGRGVVTTSTYAARKFGVFSAMGIMKAAKLAPDSILLPADFEAYREYSARFKQAVAQLCPIIQNVGIDEIYVDLTEYGEQAPAMAARLKAAVFEATGLSCSIGLAPNKLLAKICSDLEKPDGLTILSPEDVETRVWPLPAKKINGIGPKATAKLEALGIITIGELARADMAMLRTQFGDLYTGWLRQAALGIDERPVQTSRETKSVSRETTFERDLQVVRDRATLSEKLESLCTRVAGDLDKQSLAGRTVGIKLRFEDFSTVTRDITLPSATADAAAILRASRDCLRRVPFDKKIRLLGVRISTLSDPAVMTRQAPAQAELFPAL; the protein is encoded by the coding sequence TTGCCTGAACCGCGCCGCTGGATAGCCCATCTGGACATGGATGCCTTTTTCGCCTCCGTGGAACTGTTGAAATATCCGGAATTGCGCGGCGAAGCCGTCGTCATCGGCGGCGGCCGGCTGCAGCAACCCCTGTTGCAGGAAGACGGCACGCGGAAATTCGCGCGCATGCGCGATTACGTGGGGCGCGGCGTCGTCACCACGTCGACCTATGCGGCGCGCAAGTTTGGCGTGTTTTCCGCCATGGGCATCATGAAGGCGGCGAAACTGGCGCCCGACAGCATCCTGCTGCCGGCCGATTTCGAGGCTTACCGCGAGTATTCGGCCCGCTTCAAGCAGGCCGTGGCCCAGCTGTGCCCCATCATCCAGAACGTGGGCATCGATGAAATCTATGTCGACCTGACCGAATACGGCGAGCAGGCACCGGCCATGGCGGCGCGCCTGAAGGCGGCCGTGTTCGAGGCGACGGGCCTGTCGTGCTCGATCGGCCTGGCGCCGAACAAATTGCTGGCAAAAATCTGTTCCGACCTGGAAAAACCCGACGGGCTCACCATTTTGTCGCCCGAGGATGTGGAAACGCGCGTGTGGCCCTTGCCGGCGAAAAAGATCAATGGCATCGGCCCGAAAGCCACGGCCAAGCTGGAAGCGCTGGGCATTATCACCATCGGCGAGCTGGCGCGGGCCGACATGGCCATGCTGCGCACGCAGTTCGGCGACCTGTACACGGGCTGGCTGCGCCAGGCGGCGCTGGGCATCGACGAGCGGCCCGTGCAGACGAGCCGGGAAACCAAGTCCGTCAGCCGCGAAACGACGTTCGAGCGCGACTTGCAGGTGGTGCGCGACCGCGCCACGCTGTCGGAAAAGCTGGAAAGCCTGTGCACGCGCGTGGCGGGCGACCTCGACAAGCAGTCGCTGGCGGGGCGCACGGTGGGCATCAAGCTGCGCTTCGAGGATTTCAGCACGGTCACGCGCGACATCACCCTGCCCAGTGCCACGGCGGACGCCGCCGCCATCCTGCGCGCCAGCCGCGACTGCTTGCGGCGCGTGCCATTTGACAAGAAAATCCGCCTGCTGGGCGTGCGCATCTCGACCTTGTCCGATCCGGCCGTCATGACGCGGCAGGCGCCAGCCCAGGCGGAGCTGTTTCCCGCCCTGTAG
- a CDS encoding EAL domain-containing protein, whose protein sequence is MPMKAPDAFRFVLPLAGRLARGWRGLFFLLLCLATQARALEPVSLQLNFTHQFQFAGYYAAIEQGYYREAGLDVTLLEGSGAPRAEAAVLAGQAEYGVGNSTLLLSRLAGKPVVVLAVVFQHSPSVLLMRQQGGAPDVRKLAGAPVMIGAPTDVASASDEVSLFLRKMGVAPQQMRHLPPSYRVEDLIEGKVDAIAAYSTNEPDYLDRAGFPYYQFTPRTAGIDFYGDNLFTSERELRRHPERVKAFRAASLRGWQYAMAHREEMAQLIHVKYSQRHDHAHLLYEAQQMDLLLQPTLVEPGYMNPQRWQHIADTYAAMGVLPRNATDSRAYQGFLYRPVPGADLGWLYLSLGVAGSLLAVSAAFHFSNLARERRRTEDTIRQGELRFRTMFEQAPMGIALIDTVSGQFLDINPRYLAIAGRTLEHMKQTSWMEISHPDDVAGEQAHVAQLLARRMQGFRHAKRIVRPDGGVVWVDASVTAIATARHGGPHHLCMLEDVTDKRQTEALIWQQANFDTLTQLPNRRMFHERLRLALAQGRRDASRVAILFIDLDHFKEVNDTLGHHQGDILLIEAARRIRVGVRETDTVARLGGDEFTVILSDLDDLQQVDRIARQILDGLLAPFLLGQEQAFVSASIGITLYPDDAGTIEDLLKHADQAMYVSKGAGRNRYSYFTPAMQVAAVNRMRMGADLRAALHEQQMQLHYQPIVELRSGKLAKAEALLRWHHPQRGVVCPPDFLALAESSGLIVEIGDWVLRTAAAQLLRWRAQGQAIGLPGLQLCLNQSSLELQREVEAPGTWLRQLLALDVPPSAIVLDMREDVLLPSGNSMAPRLQHLREAGLQIALDDFGSGHASLTQLQQCGIDYLKLDGVLVRKLAPGASELVLCEAIVTMAHKLGLQVIAEGVETEEQRARLLDIGCDFAQGELFAPPLAIDAFDALLHARRPLHP, encoded by the coding sequence ATGCCGATGAAAGCCCCCGATGCTTTCCGCTTTGTCTTGCCGCTCGCCGGCAGGCTGGCGCGCGGCTGGCGCGGCCTGTTCTTCCTGCTGCTGTGCCTGGCCACACAAGCCCGGGCTCTGGAGCCCGTCTCCCTGCAGCTCAATTTCACGCACCAGTTCCAGTTCGCCGGCTATTACGCGGCCATCGAGCAGGGCTATTACCGCGAGGCGGGCCTCGACGTGACGCTGCTCGAAGGCAGCGGCGCGCCGCGCGCCGAGGCGGCCGTGCTGGCGGGCCAGGCCGAATATGGCGTGGGCAACAGCACCTTGTTGCTCAGCCGCCTGGCCGGCAAGCCCGTGGTGGTGCTGGCCGTGGTGTTCCAGCATTCGCCCAGCGTGCTGCTGATGCGCCAGCAAGGCGGCGCGCCCGACGTGCGCAAGCTGGCGGGGGCGCCTGTGATGATAGGCGCGCCCACCGACGTGGCGTCTGCATCCGATGAAGTGTCGCTATTCCTGCGGAAAATGGGCGTCGCGCCGCAGCAGATGCGCCACTTGCCGCCCAGCTACCGGGTCGAGGATTTGATCGAGGGCAAAGTCGATGCGATTGCCGCGTATTCCACCAACGAACCGGACTATCTGGACCGGGCGGGATTTCCCTATTACCAGTTTACGCCGCGCACGGCCGGCATCGATTTCTACGGCGACAACTTGTTTACCAGCGAGCGCGAACTGCGCCGCCATCCCGAGCGCGTAAAAGCGTTCCGCGCGGCCAGTTTGCGCGGCTGGCAATACGCGATGGCGCACCGCGAGGAAATGGCGCAATTGATCCATGTCAAATACAGCCAGCGCCACGACCACGCGCACCTGCTGTACGAGGCGCAGCAGATGGATTTACTGCTGCAGCCTACGCTGGTGGAGCCGGGCTACATGAATCCCCAGCGCTGGCAGCATATCGCCGATACGTATGCCGCCATGGGCGTGCTGCCGCGCAATGCCACGGACAGCCGCGCCTACCAGGGTTTTTTGTATCGCCCCGTGCCAGGCGCGGACCTGGGCTGGCTGTACCTGTCGCTGGGCGTGGCGGGCAGCCTGTTGGCCGTGTCGGCCGCCTTTCATTTCAGCAATCTGGCGCGTGAGCGCCGCCGCACCGAGGACACCATCCGGCAAGGGGAATTGCGCTTTCGCACCATGTTCGAGCAGGCGCCCATGGGCATCGCCCTGATCGATACCGTGAGCGGACAGTTTCTGGATATCAATCCGCGCTATCTGGCCATCGCCGGGCGCACGCTGGAGCACATGAAGCAGACGAGCTGGATGGAAATCAGCCATCCCGACGACGTGGCGGGCGAGCAGGCGCACGTGGCGCAGCTGCTGGCGCGGCGCATGCAGGGTTTTCGCCACGCCAAGCGCATCGTGCGTCCCGATGGCGGCGTGGTGTGGGTCGACGCTTCGGTAACGGCCATCGCCACGGCGCGCCATGGCGGCCCGCACCACCTGTGCATGCTGGAAGACGTGACGGACAAGCGGCAAACGGAAGCGCTGATCTGGCAGCAAGCCAATTTCGATACCTTGACGCAATTGCCGAACCGCCGCATGTTCCACGAGCGCCTGCGCCTGGCGCTGGCCCAGGGGCGGCGCGACGCAAGCCGCGTGGCCATCCTGTTTATCGATCTCGACCATTTCAAGGAAGTCAACGACACCCTCGGCCACCACCAGGGCGATATCTTGCTGATCGAAGCGGCGCGGCGCATCCGCGTGGGCGTGCGCGAGACGGATACGGTGGCGCGCCTGGGCGGCGATGAATTCACGGTGATCCTGTCCGACCTCGACGACCTGCAGCAAGTCGACCGTATCGCGCGGCAAATCCTCGACGGCTTGCTGGCACCATTCCTGCTGGGACAGGAGCAGGCCTTCGTCTCGGCCTCGATCGGCATCACCCTGTATCCGGACGACGCGGGCACGATCGAGGACTTGCTCAAGCATGCGGACCAGGCCATGTATGTGTCGAAAGGCGCGGGGCGCAACCGCTACAGTTATTTCACGCCGGCCATGCAGGTGGCGGCCGTCAACCGCATGCGCATGGGGGCGGACTTGCGCGCGGCCCTGCACGAACAGCAGATGCAGCTGCATTACCAGCCCATCGTCGAGCTGCGTAGCGGCAAACTGGCCAAAGCGGAAGCCTTGCTGCGCTGGCACCATCCGCAGCGGGGCGTCGTGTGCCCGCCCGATTTCCTGGCGCTGGCCGAGAGCAGCGGCCTGATCGTGGAGATCGGCGACTGGGTGCTGCGCACGGCGGCCGCGCAACTGCTGCGCTGGCGCGCGCAGGGCCAGGCCATCGGCTTGCCGGGGCTGCAGCTGTGCCTGAACCAGTCGTCGCTGGAATTGCAGCGCGAAGTCGAGGCGCCCGGCACCTGGCTGCGCCAGCTGCTGGCGCTCGATGTGCCGCCTTCGGCCATCGTGCTCGACATGCGCGAAGATGTGCTTTTACCTAGCGGCAATAGCATGGCGCCACGCCTGCAGCACTTGCGCGAGGCGGGCTTGCAGATCGCCCTCGACGACTTTGGCAGCGGCCATGCCTCGCTGACGCAATTGCAGCAGTGCGGCATCGATTACCTGAAGCTCGACGGCGTGCTGGTGCGCAAGCTGGCGCCCGGCGCCAGCGAACTGGTGCTGTGCGAAGCCATCGTCACCATGGCCCACAAGCTGGGTTTGCAAGTCATCGCCGAAGGGGTGGAGACCGAAGAGCAGCGCGCACGGCTGCTGGACATCGGCTGCGATTTTGCGCAAGGCGAGCTGTTTGCGCCGCCGCTGGCCATCGACGCGTTCGACGCGCTGCTGCACGCCCGGCGGCCTTTGCATCCTTGA
- a CDS encoding CzcE family metal-binding protein translates to MLNIHRSALAILCAAITTCTTSALAAGPTGTAADYGSSAPHAAAQRSIELQPDTRHINVTHGETVTIARAGQRFTWHVQTFNHQATFALSDIAPKDMAVDGVQVYVAANPLYTGS, encoded by the coding sequence ATGTTGAACATCCACCGCAGCGCCCTGGCCATCCTGTGCGCCGCTATCACCACCTGCACCACTTCGGCCCTCGCCGCCGGCCCCACGGGCACGGCCGCCGACTATGGCAGCAGCGCGCCCCACGCCGCCGCCCAGCGCAGCATCGAACTGCAGCCCGACACGCGCCACATCAACGTCACGCACGGCGAAACCGTCACCATCGCGCGCGCCGGCCAGCGTTTTACGTGGCACGTGCAAACTTTTAACCATCAAGCGACATTCGCCCTGAGCGACATCGCGCCGAAGGACATGGCCGTCGACGGCGTGCAGGTGTACGTAGCCGCCAATCCCCTGTACACGGGCAGCTAA
- a CDS encoding recombination-associated protein RdgC: protein MWFKNLQIYRLPAPWAYTPEQLEEALSSNKFTPATSMDLMRQGWDTPRPNGGLVHVVNKQMLILLGTEKKLLPATVINQVAKARAAEMEEAQGFAPGKKAMKELKERVADELLPRAFSIRSNVWTWIDPVNGWLVVDAASPAKADEVIKLLLKAVDKLPLESLRVQRSPVAVMTEWLQADDAPAGFTVDMDTELRATGESKATVRYVRHTLEADDVRRHIAAGKQCTRLAMTWNDKISFVLTESLAIKSVKPLDVIKETESSTKNDEERFDGDVMLMTGELSKLMADVVEALGGEATA from the coding sequence ATGTGGTTCAAGAATCTTCAGATTTACCGCCTGCCCGCACCGTGGGCTTACACGCCAGAACAACTGGAAGAGGCCTTGTCCTCGAACAAATTTACGCCGGCGACCAGCATGGATCTGATGCGCCAGGGCTGGGATACGCCACGCCCGAACGGCGGCCTGGTCCACGTGGTCAACAAGCAAATGCTGATCTTGCTGGGCACGGAAAAGAAACTGCTGCCAGCCACCGTCATCAACCAGGTGGCCAAGGCCCGCGCCGCCGAGATGGAAGAAGCGCAAGGCTTTGCGCCTGGCAAGAAAGCCATGAAGGAATTGAAGGAACGCGTGGCCGACGAGCTGCTGCCGCGCGCCTTCAGCATCCGCAGCAACGTCTGGACGTGGATCGACCCCGTCAATGGCTGGCTGGTGGTCGATGCCGCCAGCCCGGCGAAAGCCGATGAAGTCATCAAGCTGCTGCTGAAAGCCGTCGATAAACTGCCGCTGGAAAGCCTGCGCGTGCAGCGCTCGCCCGTGGCGGTGATGACGGAGTGGCTGCAGGCGGACGACGCGCCGGCCGGCTTCACGGTCGACATGGATACGGAATTGCGCGCCACGGGCGAGAGCAAGGCCACCGTGCGCTACGTGCGCCACACCCTGGAAGCGGACGATGTGCGCCGCCACATCGCGGCCGGCAAGCAGTGCACGCGCCTGGCCATGACGTGGAACGACAAGATCTCGTTCGTGCTGACGGAGTCCTTGGCCATCAAGAGCGTCAAGCCGCTCGACGTGATCAAGGAAACGGAATCGAGCACGAAGAACGACGAAGAGCGTTTCGACGGCGACGTGATGCTGATGACGGGCGAGCTCTCCAAGCTGATGGCCGACGTGGTCGAAGCATTGGGCGGCGAAGCGACGGCGTAA
- a CDS encoding ABC transporter ATP-binding protein, giving the protein MELNLPSPVLYIEHLDFHFPTHSVFQGFNRQFGPGITWLRGANGAGKTTLLKLAGGALLPARGAIRLNEIDSGFMPLAYRARAFYCGGDAPALPWLQVHEFLDLHLALYPGSDQALLNDELSAFSLLQTLQQSITALSLGQHKKLQLALALALPVRLLLIDEPFNGLDAAAMAYLRQRLADPARLARQCIVLTSHLAPDVPLAATVEI; this is encoded by the coding sequence ATGGAATTGAACCTGCCTTCTCCCGTGCTGTATATCGAGCACCTCGATTTTCACTTCCCCACGCACAGCGTGTTCCAGGGGTTCAACCGGCAATTCGGCCCCGGCATCACCTGGCTGCGCGGCGCGAACGGCGCCGGCAAGACGACCCTGCTGAAACTGGCGGGCGGCGCCCTGCTGCCCGCGCGCGGCGCCATCCGTTTGAACGAAATCGACAGCGGCTTCATGCCGCTGGCCTACCGCGCCCGGGCCTTCTATTGCGGCGGCGATGCGCCCGCCCTGCCCTGGCTGCAAGTGCACGAGTTTCTCGACCTGCACCTGGCCCTGTACCCGGGCAGCGACCAGGCCCTGCTGAACGACGAACTGAGCGCATTTTCCCTGCTGCAGACCTTACAGCAAAGCATCACCGCCCTGTCCCTGGGCCAGCATAAAAAACTGCAGCTGGCCCTGGCACTGGCCTTGCCCGTGCGCCTGCTGCTGATCGATGAGCCGTTCAATGGCCTCGACGCGGCCGCCATGGCGTACTTGCGCCAGCGACTGGCCGACCCGGCCCGCCTGGCGCGCCAGTGCATCGTGCTGACCAGCCATCTGGCGCCGGACGTGCCGCTGGCGGCGACGGTGGAAATATAG
- a CDS encoding S9 family peptidase produces the protein MSTAHQALRRLAVCSSILLSTLAPSALAADATAPIAAKTAWQETRHGTVVTDDYRWLQKKTDPAVIDYLNAENAYTAAVTAPIQPLADKLTAEIKGRMQEVDLSVPARQGNFYYYTRTEAGKQYPIHCRRPVGKNGAYDALAFEEILLDQNQLAEGHKFFAVRAFAISPNEQLLAYTTDTTGFRQYELHVKDLKTGKLLGDSMPRVTSLAWAADNATLMLTQEDATTKRADRLFRLALGGTPQQVYHEPVEQFAIHVDRTHDKRFFVLTSGSTDTSEVLLLPTSQPQGSFQSVLKREKGHRYVVEHRDGQLYILTNKDAKNFRVVSAPLSTPQPKHWKPVVLHNKDAVIQSIDVFQGYLVVMEKARALNRARIHDFAQKNWKTVQFDDPVYLATSVGTPEFSATQFRMSYQSPVTPPTIIDVSMKDGQRTVLKQQEIAGGFDGSRYTTQRLWVKARDGVQVPLWVVYKKGVKLDGSAPLLLYSYGSYGISTEATFSISRISLLERGVIYAQAHIRGGTDMGEAWHEDGMLMKKKNTFHDFIDSADYLVREKWTSPNRLIIQGGSAGGLLMGAVVNMRPELFHAVHAAVPFVDVMNTMMDASLPLTTGEYLEWGDPNQKAAYDYMLSYSPYDNIARKNYPAMLVTTGLNDSQVMYWEPAKYVAKLRAYKTDSNPLLLKTNMGAGHGGASGRYNAIAENAFNMAWMLSQWDITE, from the coding sequence TTGTCTACAGCACATCAAGCTTTGCGCCGCCTGGCCGTCTGCTCATCCATCCTGCTGTCCACGCTGGCGCCATCCGCGCTGGCCGCCGATGCCACCGCACCCATCGCCGCCAAGACGGCCTGGCAGGAAACGCGCCACGGCACCGTGGTTACGGACGACTACCGCTGGCTGCAAAAGAAGACCGATCCTGCCGTGATCGACTACCTGAATGCGGAAAACGCCTACACGGCGGCCGTCACGGCCCCGATCCAGCCGCTGGCCGACAAGCTGACTGCGGAAATCAAGGGACGCATGCAGGAAGTGGACCTGTCCGTGCCTGCGCGCCAGGGCAATTTCTACTATTACACGCGCACGGAAGCGGGCAAGCAATACCCGATTCACTGCCGCCGCCCCGTCGGCAAGAACGGCGCCTACGATGCGCTGGCGTTTGAAGAAATTCTGCTGGACCAGAATCAATTAGCTGAAGGCCACAAATTCTTTGCCGTGCGCGCGTTTGCCATCAGCCCGAATGAACAGTTGCTGGCCTACACCACCGACACGACGGGTTTCCGCCAGTACGAGCTGCATGTCAAGGATTTGAAGACAGGCAAGTTGCTGGGCGACAGCATGCCGCGCGTCACATCCCTGGCCTGGGCGGCCGACAACGCCACCCTGATGCTGACGCAGGAAGACGCCACCACCAAGCGCGCTGACCGCTTGTTCCGCCTGGCCCTGGGCGGCACGCCGCAGCAGGTCTACCACGAGCCGGTGGAACAGTTCGCCATCCACGTGGACCGCACGCATGACAAGCGCTTCTTCGTGCTGACCTCGGGCAGCACGGATACGAGCGAAGTGCTGCTGCTGCCAACGAGCCAGCCGCAAGGCAGTTTCCAGAGCGTGCTGAAACGCGAAAAAGGCCACCGCTACGTCGTCGAACACCGCGACGGCCAGCTGTATATTCTGACCAACAAGGATGCGAAGAATTTCCGCGTCGTCAGCGCGCCATTGAGCACCCCGCAGCCGAAACACTGGAAACCCGTCGTGCTGCACAACAAGGATGCCGTGATCCAGTCCATCGACGTCTTCCAGGGCTATCTGGTGGTGATGGAAAAGGCGCGCGCACTGAACCGCGCGCGCATCCATGATTTTGCGCAAAAGAACTGGAAGACCGTACAGTTCGACGACCCCGTCTACCTGGCCACGTCCGTCGGCACACCCGAGTTTTCGGCCACGCAATTTCGCATGTCGTACCAGTCGCCCGTCACGCCGCCCACCATCATCGATGTCAGCATGAAGGATGGCCAGCGCACGGTACTGAAGCAGCAGGAAATCGCCGGCGGCTTTGACGGCAGCCGCTACACCACGCAGCGCCTGTGGGTGAAAGCGCGCGATGGCGTGCAAGTGCCGCTGTGGGTCGTCTACAAGAAAGGCGTCAAGCTCGACGGTTCCGCGCCGCTGCTGCTGTACTCGTATGGCTCGTATGGCATTTCCACGGAAGCCACTTTCTCCATCAGCCGCATCAGCCTGCTGGAACGGGGTGTCATCTATGCGCAAGCGCATATCCGCGGCGGCACCGACATGGGCGAAGCGTGGCATGAAGACGGCATGCTGATGAAGAAGAAAAACACCTTCCATGACTTCATCGACAGCGCCGACTACCTGGTGCGCGAAAAATGGACGAGCCCGAACCGCCTGATCATCCAGGGCGGCAGCGCAGGCGGCTTGCTGATGGGCGCCGTCGTCAACATGCGCCCCGAGCTGTTCCACGCCGTGCACGCGGCCGTGCCGTTTGTCGACGTGATGAACACCATGATGGACGCCAGCCTGCCCCTGACGACGGGAGAGTACCTGGAATGGGGCGACCCGAACCAGAAGGCGGCCTACGACTACATGCTCAGCTACTCGCCTTACGACAACATTGCACGCAAGAATTATCCCGCCATGCTGGTGACGACGGGCCTGAACGACAGCCAGGTCATGTACTGGGAACCGGCGAAATACGTGGCCAAGCTGCGCGCGTATAAAACGGACAGCAATCCCCTGCTGCTGAAAACGAATATGGGCGCCGGCCACGGCGGCGCTTCGGGCCGCTACAACGCCATCGCCGAAAACGCGTTCAATATGGCGTGGATGCTCTCCCAATGGGATATCACGGAATAA
- the ahpF gene encoding alkyl hydroperoxide reductase subunit F, protein MLDATLKTQLKSYLEKVVYPLELVASLDDSAKAREMKELLQEIVLLSDKITLVERLDAGVRVPSFSINRTGSDIGVRFAGVPLGHEFTSLVLALLQVGGHTIKFDDAVIEQIRNLDGDYEFETFISLSCHNCPEVVQALNAMAVINPRIKVTTIDGGVFPQEVEERQIMAVPMMFLNGQHFGQGRTNVEEILAKLDTNAGARQAAALSKKDVFDVLIVGGGPAGAAAAIYAARKGINTGVLAERFGGQVLDTLAIENFISVKETDGPKFAVALEQHVKEYDVDIMNTQRAAKLTPGKLIEIETANGAVLKAKTVILATGARWREINVPGEKEYRNHGVAYCPHCDGPLFKGKRVAVIGGGNSGVEAAIDLAGLVKHVTLIEFGAELRADAVLQRKLHSLPNVTVITSAQTTEIHGDGKIVNGLSYTDRISGASNKVELEGVFVQIGLVPNTEWLKGTVALSRHGEIEVDARGQTSIPGVFAAGDVTTVPYKQIIIATGEGAKAALSAFDHLIRSDDEEVVDESAAKEALTA, encoded by the coding sequence ATGTTAGATGCAACCCTCAAAACCCAACTGAAATCCTACCTGGAAAAAGTGGTGTATCCGCTTGAGCTGGTCGCTTCTCTCGATGACAGCGCAAAAGCCCGCGAGATGAAGGAATTGCTCCAGGAGATAGTCCTGTTGAGCGACAAAATCACGCTGGTCGAGCGCCTTGACGCTGGCGTACGGGTTCCGTCGTTCAGCATCAACCGTACCGGCTCCGACATCGGCGTGCGTTTCGCCGGTGTGCCGCTGGGCCACGAATTTACCTCGCTGGTGCTGGCGCTGCTGCAAGTGGGCGGCCACACCATCAAGTTCGACGATGCCGTGATCGAGCAGATCCGCAACCTCGACGGCGATTACGAGTTTGAAACGTTTATTTCGCTCTCCTGCCATAACTGCCCGGAAGTGGTGCAGGCCTTGAATGCCATGGCCGTGATCAACCCGCGCATCAAGGTCACCACCATCGATGGCGGCGTGTTCCCGCAAGAAGTGGAAGAACGCCAGATCATGGCCGTGCCGATGATGTTCCTCAATGGCCAGCATTTCGGCCAGGGACGCACGAATGTCGAGGAAATCCTTGCCAAGCTCGACACCAACGCCGGCGCCCGCCAGGCGGCAGCGTTGAGCAAGAAAGACGTGTTTGACGTGCTGATCGTCGGCGGCGGCCCCGCCGGCGCGGCAGCGGCGATCTACGCTGCCCGCAAGGGCATCAACACGGGCGTGCTGGCCGAGCGTTTCGGCGGCCAGGTGCTCGATACCCTGGCGATCGAAAACTTTATTTCCGTCAAGGAAACCGATGGTCCGAAGTTCGCCGTGGCGCTGGAACAGCACGTCAAGGAATACGACGTCGACATCATGAACACGCAGCGCGCCGCGAAATTGACTCCAGGCAAGCTGATCGAGATTGAAACGGCGAATGGCGCCGTGCTGAAAGCCAAGACCGTCATCCTGGCCACCGGTGCCCGCTGGCGCGAAATCAACGTGCCGGGCGAGAAGGAATACCGCAACCACGGTGTCGCCTACTGCCCGCACTGCGATGGTCCCTTGTTCAAGGGCAAGCGCGTGGCCGTGATCGGCGGCGGCAACTCGGGCGTGGAAGCGGCGATCGACCTGGCCGGCCTCGTGAAACACGTGACCCTGATCGAGTTCGGCGCGGAACTGCGCGCCGATGCGGTGCTCCAGCGCAAGCTGCACAGCCTGCCCAATGTGACCGTGATTACGTCGGCGCAGACCACCGAGATTCACGGCGACGGCAAGATCGTCAATGGCCTCAGCTACACGGACCGCATCAGCGGCGCGTCGAACAAGGTTGAACTGGAAGGCGTCTTCGTGCAAATCGGCCTGGTGCCGAACACGGAGTGGCTCAAAGGCACGGTCGCCCTGTCGCGCCACGGCGAAATCGAAGTCGATGCCCGCGGCCAGACCTCGATCCCCGGTGTGTTCGCGGCCGGCGACGTCACCACGGTGCCGTACAAGCAGATCATCATCGCCACCGGCGAAGGCGCCAAGGCAGCTTTGTCCGCCTTTGACCACCTGATCCGCTCGGATGACGAGGAAGTGGTCGACGAGTCCGCAGCGAAAGAAGCATTGACGGCGTAA